The genomic window TATGCTAATTAGAAATGGTATAAGAATGGCTGTTAATACTGCAGTAGAAGAAATTAAAAATATTTCTAAGCCAGTTGAAGGTAAAGAAGATATTGCTAGGGTTGCAGCTATATCAGCAGCAGATGAAGAAATCGGTAAATTAATAGCTGACGCTATGGAAAAAGTAGGGAATGAAGGCGTTATTACAGTAGAAGAATCTAAATCAATGGGAACAGAATTAGAAGTTGTAGAAGGTATGCAATTTGATAGAGGATATGTATCACCTTATATGGTTACAGATACAGAAAAAATGGAAGCTGTATTAGATAATCCTTTAATTTTAATAACTGATAAAAAAATAAGTAACATACAAGAAATATTACCTATATTAGAACAAATAGTTCAAGCAGGTAAAAAGCTTCTTATTATAGCAGAAGATATAGAGGGAGAAGCTATGGCTACATTAGTAGTTAATAAATTAAGAGGAACATTTACATGTGTTGCAGTAAAGGCACCAGGATTTGGAGATAGAAGAAAGGAAATGCTTCAAGATATAGCTATATTAACTGGTGGAACAGTTATAGCTGAAGAGTTAGGTGTTGAATTAAAAGAAGTAACTATTGATATGTTAGGTCAATGTGAAAGTGTTAAGATCACAAAAGAAAATACTACAATAGTTAATGGAAGAGGTAACTCTGAAGCTATTAAGGATAGAGTTCATCAAATAAAAGTTCAAATAGAAGAATCAACTTCAGAATTTGATAAAGAAAAATTAACAGAAAGATTGGCTAAATTAGCTGGTGGTGTTGCTGTAGTTAAGGTTGGTGCAGCTACAGAAACAGAACTTAAGGAAAGAAAGCTAAGAATAGAAGATGCTTTAGCAGCTACTAAAGCAGCAGTTGAAGAAGGTATAGTTCCAGGTGGTGGAACAGCTTATGTAAATGTAATAAATAAAATAGCAGAACTTAAGTCAGATGTTTCAGATACACAAGTTGGTATAAATATTATATTAAGAGCTTTAGAAGAGCCAATGAGACAAATAGCAGCTAATGCAGGAGTAGAAGGATCTGTTATTATAGAAAAAATTAAAAATAGTGAAGCTTTAGTTGGTTATGATGCACTTAATGGAACGTATATAAATATGATTAAAGCTGGTATAGTAGATCCTACTAAGGTTACTAGATCTGCACTTCAAAATGCAGCATCAGTAGCATCTACATTCTTAACTACTGAAGCGGCTGTAGTTGAAATACCTCAAAAAGAAACTCCAATGCCAGGAGCACCAGGAATGGGTATGGATGGAATGTATTAATAAAATTTTAAAAAAAGATTTGCAATTTGCAAATCTTTTTTTATTTAATCAATTAGTAAGAAAAGTTATAATATTTAGGAGCATATTGAAAATAGATAAAAATAAAAACAATTTGTAAACAAAAAGACTTTAGTGTATAAAGTTAGGAAAAAGAGTTAATATTTTAGAAGAACTTATTGAAAGGAGTTGATATTATTAAGTTGGATAATAAAAAAAATAAAAAGAAAAAAGGATTTACTTTAGTAGAAATGATAGCTGTTATGGGAATAATAGCTATATTAGCAACTATTTTAGTGCCTAAAGTAACAGGCTATATTAAAGAGGCAAGAAAAACAGAAGTAATTGATCAAGCAAGAAAAGTAGTGTTAGCAGTAGAATCTATAAACATAAAATTATCTAATAGCTTGACAAAAGATAATACTGTAAGTGATGTAATAAGTAAATCGGGAGAATTGTTAAAGGAAGATGATGTTACTAAATTAGGAGAAAGTACTACAGTTGAATTATGCTACAAAATAATTGAAACAGATAAATTTAATATTCTTCTACAGGACGACAATACTTTTAAAAATGTAGAACCAATAGATAAATAAATGGATATAATCAAAGAATTAAATATAATTTCTTAAGAAAAATCTCCTTTTAATTAAGGAGATTTTTTATTGAGATTGGAGGTTTTAGGTGGATATATTTTTTATAGGGCTAATTGGGTTATGCATAGGTAGTTTTTTAAATATTTGTATATATAGAATTATAAGAGAAGAGTCTATAGTTTTTCCGGCAACACATTGCATTACATGTGGATATGAAATTAATTGGTATGATTTAATTCATGTATTTAGTTATGCTATTTTAGGTGGAAATTGTAGGGTTTGTTCTAATAAAATTTCTCTTAAATATCTAGTGATACAGGTACTTAATGCAATTTTATATTTAATAATATTTTTTAATTATGGATATAGTTTAGAATTTTTAAAGTGTTGCGTACTAGCTTCACTTTTAATAGTAATTGGTTTCATAGATTATGAAACTAAATATGTATATAACTCTACTATAATGTTTGGAATTGCTATAGGTATTGTGTTTTTAATAATTCAAAGTAGTTTAAAACATGGTTTGTTGTGGGATAATATTAATGGAGCTTTAATTGGCTTTAGTATTATTTATTTAATAGTTATTATAACTAAAAGTATGGGTGAAGGAGATATTTGGATAGCAACTTTATGTGGTTTATTTTTAGGAGTTAAAGGAGTTTTAGTTACAATAATAATTTCTATAGTAATTGGTGGAATTACTGGGATTTTTATTATAACCTTTAAATTAAAGTCTAAAAAATCTAAAATAGCGTTTGGACCATATTTAGCTATGGGAGCTATAGTTTCGAGTATAATGTGTAATGAAATTATAAATTGGTATATTGAGTTTTTAATGCAATAATTATTGCAAATGCCTTGACAAGTATACCCCCTAGCTATATAATAATTTTAAATTAAAAATAGTTGCACATTTTATTACTCGTATATCCCCTGAATATGGCAGGGAGTATCTACCGGAAACCTTAAATTTCCGACTATGAGTGAATTTGATATATCTATAAGTATACTTATTTGTGTATTTTGTTAGGCATATTAACTTCACTTAGAAGATTAATGTGCTTTTTTTATACTTAAAATTAATAAAAATGTGAAATTTTACTTTCAAATGATAAAAAAATGAAGGAAAGTTTTCAAATATGGGGAGGAATAAACACATGGCAAAAATAATTAAAACTGCTTATACATTTGATGACGTATTATTGGTACCAAATAAATCAGAGGTATTACCAAACCAAGTAAGCTTAAAGACTAAATTAACAAAGAAGATAACTTTAAATATACCTTTAATGAGTGCAAGTATGGATACGGTAACTGAATCTAAAATGGCAATAGCTATGGCAAGAGAAGGTGGAATCGGAATAGTACATAAAAATATGACAATAGAAGAGCAAGCAAAGGAAGTTGATAGAGTCAAAAGACAAGAAAATGGAGTAATTACAGATCCAATATTCTTAGCTGAAGATCATACTGTAAGAGAAGCTTTAGCTCTAATGGCTCAATATAGAATATCAGGTGTTCCTGTAACAAGAGGAAGTAAATTAGTAGGAATAATTACAAATAGAGATATAGTATTCGAAACAAACTATGATAAGGCTGTTTCAGAAGTTATGACAAAAAGTCCTTTAATAACTTCAGGAGAAGGAACTACATTAGAAGAAGCTCTTGAGATACTAAAAAAGCATAAAATTGAAAAGTTACCTTTAGTTGATGAAGAAAATAATTTAAAGGGACTTATTACAATTAAAGATATAGAAAAAGCAAAGGCATATCCAAATGCTGCTAAGGATGAAAAGGGTAGATTATTATGTGGTGCATCAGTTGGAATAACTAAAGATATGATGGAAAGAGTTGATGCTTTAGTAAAAGTTAATGTTGATGTTATTACATTAGATACAGCTCATGGACATTCAAAAGGTGTTATAGATGCAGTTAAAGCTATAAAAGCTAAACATCCAGAACTTCAAATAATAGCAGGAAATATTGCTACAGCAGAAGCTACAAGAGATTTAATAGAAGCTGGTGCTGATTGTGTTAAAGTTGGAATAGGACCAGGATCAATTTGTACAACAAGAGTTGTTGCAGGAGTTGGAGTTCCTCAATTAACAGCAGTTATGGATTGTGCTGAAGAAGGTAGAAAATATGGAATACCAGTAATAGCTGATGGTGGACTTAAATATTCAGGAGATATAGTTAAAGCATTAGCTGGAGGAGCGGCTGTAGCTATGATGGGATCAATATTTGCAGGTTGTGATGAAGCACCAGGAGCTGTTGAGATTTATCAAGGAAGAAGCTATAAAGTTTACAGAGGAATGGGATCACTTGCAGCTATGGAAAAAGGTTCAAGTGATAGATATTTCCAAAATGGAACAAAGAAATTTGTGCCAGAAGGTGTGGAAGGAAGAGTTGCATATAAAGGATATGTTACTGATACTATATATCAATTGCTTGGTGGAATAAGATCAGGAATGGGATATTTAGGAGCAGCTACTTTAGAAGATTTATATGAAACAGCACAGTTTGTTGTTCAAACATCTTCTGGAATTAGAGAATCACATCCACATGATATAAATATTACTAAGGAAGCACCAAACTATAGTGTAAAGTAGACTTTAAGTTATATTTAAATAAATTTTAAGGAGAACTTTTTAGTAAAATTATTAAAAAGTCTCTTTAAAAAAATTACTAAATTAAATTTAACGAATAAAAAAATAAAAAATCAATTGAATTTTCGTTAAAATTAATAGATAATATAATTAATAACAAAGCTGGAGGAATCTCATGAAAAAAGAATTAGTTTTAGTCGTTGACTTTGGTGGTCAATATAATCAATTGATAGCAAGAAGAGTAAGAGAATGTGGAGTTTATTGTGAAATAATCCCTTATACATATACTATAGAAAAAATAAAAGCAAAAAATCCAAAAGGAATAATATTTACTGGAGGTCCTAATAGTGTTTATGGTGAAAATACACCAAAGGTAGCTGATGGAATATTTGATTTAGGAATTCCTGTATTAGGAATTTGTTATGGAGATCAGCTTATGGCACATATGTTAGGTGGTAATGTTGATACAGCTCCAGTTAGAGAATATGGAAAAACTAATGTTAACTTAGATAACACTTCAAGATTATTTGAAGGAATAGAAAAAGAAGAAATATGTTGGATGAGTCATACTGACTATGTTAAAGAAGCACCAGCTGGATTTAGAATTATAGGTTATACAGAAGTATGTCCGATAGCAGCAATGGAAAATGAAGATAGAAAACTTTACGGAGTTCAATTCCATCCAGAAGTTGAACATACTCCATTTGGACAAAAAATGCTTTCAAATTTCTTACATAACATATGTGGTTTAGGAAATAATTGGACTATGGCTTCATTTGCAGAAGATAAGATAAATGAAATAAAGCAATTAGTTGGAGATAAAAAGGTACTTTGTGCTTTATCAGGTGGAGTTGATTCATCAGTTGCTGCAATGTTAGTACATAAGGCTATAGGACATAATTTAACTTGTATATTTGTAGATCACGGTCTTTTAAGAAAAGATGAAGGTGATACAGTAGAAAGAGTATTCAAAAAAGAATTTGATATGAATATCATAAGAGTTAATGCAGCAGATAGATTCCTTGGAAAATTAAAAGGAGTTTCAGATCCAGAAACTAAAAGAAAGATAATCGGAGAAGAATTTATAAGAGTATTCGAAGAAGAAGCAAATAAATTAGGAGCAATTGATTATTTAGTTCAAGGAACAATATATCCTGACATAGTTGAAAGTGGAACAGATACTTCAGCAACAATAAAGTCTCACCATAATGTTGGAGGACTTCCAGAAGATATGCAATTTGATCTTATAGAACCTTTAAGAGAATTATTTAAAGATGAAGTAAGAGCAGTTGGCGAGGAACTTGGAATACCTCATAAATTAGTATGGAGACAGCCATTTCCAGGACCAGGATTAGCAATTAGAGTTCTTGGAGAAATTACAGAGGAGAAATTAGAAATAGTTAGAGAAGCAGACGCTATATTTAGAGAAGAAATAGCAAATGCAGAATTAGATGAAAGCATATGGCAATATTTTGCTTGTTTACCTAATATAAAGTCAGTAGGAGTTATGGGAGATGAAAGAACATATTCACATACTGTAGCCCTGAGAGCAGTTACTTCAAGTGATGCCATGACTTCAGAATGGGCAAGATTACCATATGAATTAATAGATCTTGTATCCCGTAGAATAGTAAATGAAGTTAAAGGTGTTAATAGAATTGTTTATGATGTAACAAGTAAACCACCAGCAACTATTGAGTGGGAATAAAACTAAGAAATCCATAAAATTAATCCATATAGGTAGTTATGATTGTTCTAACATAGCAAGGACAACATAGCTACCTAATTAATTTTTAAAATAATGTATATAGGAAAATATAATTGATAAAATAAATAATGAGTATATTAAAATTTTGATAGTAATTTATAAAATATGATATAATGTATTTGTTATATTTGGACAAAAAATTCCAGAAAAATTGGAGGTATTATTTATGAATAAGAGTTTAAGATTAGATTTATCAAAAGTAGAACCATACGTAAAACAACATGAATTAGATTATATGGAAACAATGGTAAATGGTGCACATAAGGTTCTTCATGAAAAGACTGGAGCAGGAAATGATTTTTTAGGTTGGTTAGATTTACCTGTTAATTATGATAAAGATGAATTTGAAAGAATAAAAGCTGCTGCTGAAAGAATTAAAAAGAACTCAGAAGCGTTAATAGTTATAGGAATAGGTGGTTCATATTTAGGACCTAGAGCTGCTATAGAAATGTTAAATAGTAATTTTTATAATGTACTAGGTAACGATAAGAGAAAGGCTCCAAGAGTATTCTTTGTTGGTAATAACATAAGTTCAACATATTTAGCTGAGCTTTTAGAAGCTATAGATGGAATGGATATTAGTGTAAATGTTATTTCAAAGTCAGGAACAACTACTGAGCCAGCTATAGCATTCAGAGTATTCAAAGAATATATGGAAAATAAATATGGTGTTGACGGAGCTAAAGAAAGAATATTTGCAACTACTGATAGAAGTAGAGGAGCATTAAAATCTCTTTCAAATGAAATGGGATATGAAACATTTGTTATTCCAGATGATGTAGGAGGAAGATTTTCAGTATTAACAGCAGTTGGATTATTACCAATAGCTGTTGCAGGAATAAGCATAGATGATATGATGCAAGGAGCGGCTGATGCAAGAGAAGCATATGCTACTTGTGATTTAAAGAATAATGATTGTTATAAATATGCAGCTATGAGAAATGCTCTATATAATAAAGGTAAGAGTGTAGAAATACTAGTTAACTATGAACCAGGTTTACATTACTTTAATGAATGGTGGAAACAATTATACGGAGAATCTGAAGGTAAAGATAATAAAGGAATATTCCCAGCAGCTGTTGATTTCTCAACTGACTTACATTCAATGGGACAATTCATTCAAGAAGGTTCAAGAATAATGTTTGAAACTGTTCTTAATGTAGAAAAGGTTAGAAAAGAAATGACTATAGAGAAAGCAGAAGGAGATTTAGATGGATTAAATTTCTTATCAGGAAAAACTATAGATTTTGTTAATAAACAAGCATTTAATGGAACTTTATTAGCTCATAATGATGGAGGAGTTCCAAATATGGTATTAAATATTCCTGAAATGAGTCCTTATTACTTTGGATATATGGTATACTTCTTTGAAAAAGCTTGTGCTATAAGTGGATATATGTTGGGAGTTAACCCATTTGATCAACCAGGAGTTGAAGCATACAAGAAAAATATGTTTGCTTTACTTGGAAAGCCAGGATATGAGGATTTAAAAGCTGAATTAGAGGCTAAATTAAAATAATGAAAATTATAGTAGATGGAGATGCCTGTCCAGGTATCTCCATTATTCAAAATATAGCAGAAGAATACAAAATAGAACTTTTATTATATTGTGATATTCATCATTTTATAATGCTAGATTACGGAGAAGTAAAAGTAGTTGATACTGGTTTTCAGAGTGTTGATATGTATGTAGTTAACAATTGTAAAAATAAAGATATAGTAATTACGCAAGATTATGGTGTAGCTGCAATATGTTTAGGAAAAAATGCAAAAGTAATAAATCCTAAAGGATATGTTTATAATAACGAAAATATAGATAGGTTATTAGAAGAGAGACATATTTCTCAAAAAATTAGAAGAGCTGGAGGAAGAACTTCTAACCCTAAGAAACGGGTTGTAGAAGATGATATAAGGCTTGAGAAAAATCTTAAAAAATTAATAGAATGTAGTATAAGGAGATAAACTGTAGAAATATAAGCTATGGTTTGCTCCTATTTTTTTATTTCGCCGACAAAATTCAGTTTATATTTTATTATGTAATCTGTATAATAGAAATTAGGAAATATATGAGAATTTTTTTTGTTAGGATTAATATTGATATATAAAGGGTGAAGGTTATGGGAGAAGTATTAATAACGTTTGACAAAGAGAATATTACTGACATAAATGATGAAATAAATATAAAAGCTATAGTAGAAGATAAAGAAACTGGGTTGGAATATAAATTTCTTGAAGGCGTAGATGGATTATGGAATCAAATACAAGATTTCTCAAGAAGCAATATATGTACATGGAGACCCAAGGAGGAAGGGAAATATATAATTATGGTGCAAGTTAAGAAAGAAAAATCAAAAAAATCTTTTGAATTTTTAGGAAAAAGAGAATATGAAGTTAATCCTAAAAAGAATAAATCTTTAATTAAGGGAATTATATTAGATAAAGCTTCATTGATAGTAGGAGAAAAATTAAATATAGAAGTAAAGACAGAAGAGAAATTAGCATTATATAGATTTTGGATAAGTGGACAACAGGGGTGGGAACTATTAAGAGATTATACAACGGAAAATAAATTAACTTATACAGCTTGTAATCCAGGCGAACAAGAAGTTCTTATAGAGTGTAAAATGCCAGATTCAGAAAATAATGTAGATGAATTTGAGACTGTTAAATTTAATATTAATGAAATGGTTAAAGTTGAAGTAGTGGACTTTCAATGTTTAACTGAAAATTTATTAGTTGGAGAAGAAATATTATTTAAAGTAGTTAGTAATTGTGATGAAAATAGAACTTTATTATATAAATTTTTAAGGGTGGATAAAAATGGTAGAGTTAGATGTATTCAAGATTATTCTACAAGAAACATAGTTAGTTTTATTGAAAAGGAACAAGGAGAATATAGATTATTATGTTTAGTAAGAGATATTTTTTCTAATAAAGAATATGATGACAGAGCAATTATTGTATACGATATTAAACCATATAAGGAAATAGTAATAAAAAATTTTTCTAGTGATATTATTGAGCCACAAATTTCAGGGACAAAGATAACATTTAAGGCCATTGTTGATGGTGGAAAGCAAAAGGTCTATAGGTATATTGTTGAAGGTCAGATAGCAGAAGATTCAGGATATATAAGAAGAGATGAGTTCGAATGGCAGACACAAGCAGAAGGTGAATATAAAATAACTTTGCAAGTTAAAGATTTATCTTATGAAGGAGAGTATGAAGATAAGAAAACTATAACTTATAAGATAGAAAAGAAGGCTGATAAACCAGTGAAGATAGTAGATGTAATATCTAACAAAGCAAGAAATTGTGTTATTGGAGAGCCTGTTAACATAAAAGTAAAGGCTGAAGGTGGGACAGCTATAAGATATTCATTTATAGTATTTAAAGATGGAGTAGAAAAGGAAAGGTCAGATTATGGAAGTGCAAATTGGGTCAACTTTACTCCAGAGGAATATGGTGAATATGAAGTTGAAGTTAGAGTCTTAGATAAATATTCCTCTAAAGAGTATGATAGTCACAGTTTTTTATATTTAAAAGTTAGAGAATATATGCCAGCAGAAATAGATTATGTATTACCATCTCCAAAGGAGATTTATTTAGTTGGAGATAATATTGAGTTAGAAACTATAGTGCAGAATACTAAAA from Clostridium septicum includes these protein-coding regions:
- the groL gene encoding chaperonin GroEL (60 kDa chaperone family; promotes refolding of misfolded polypeptides especially under stressful conditions; forms two stacked rings of heptamers to form a barrel-shaped 14mer; ends can be capped by GroES; misfolded proteins enter the barrel where they are refolded when GroES binds), with the translated sequence MAKILKFGEEARRSMQIGVDKLADTVKVTLGPKGRNVVLDKKFGAPLITNDGVSIAREIELEDPYENMGAQLVKEVATKTNDVAGDGTTTATLLAQAIIREGLKNVTAGANPMLIRNGIRMAVNTAVEEIKNISKPVEGKEDIARVAAISAADEEIGKLIADAMEKVGNEGVITVEESKSMGTELEVVEGMQFDRGYVSPYMVTDTEKMEAVLDNPLILITDKKISNIQEILPILEQIVQAGKKLLIIAEDIEGEAMATLVVNKLRGTFTCVAVKAPGFGDRRKEMLQDIAILTGGTVIAEELGVELKEVTIDMLGQCESVKITKENTTIVNGRGNSEAIKDRVHQIKVQIEESTSEFDKEKLTERLAKLAGGVAVVKVGAATETELKERKLRIEDALAATKAAVEEGIVPGGGTAYVNVINKIAELKSDVSDTQVGINIILRALEEPMRQIAANAGVEGSVIIEKIKNSEALVGYDALNGTYINMIKAGIVDPTKVTRSALQNAASVASTFLTTEAAVVEIPQKETPMPGAPGMGMDGMY
- a CDS encoding type II secretion system protein, translated to MDNKKNKKKKGFTLVEMIAVMGIIAILATILVPKVTGYIKEARKTEVIDQARKVVLAVESINIKLSNSLTKDNTVSDVISKSGELLKEDDVTKLGESTTVELCYKIIETDKFNILLQDDNTFKNVEPIDK
- a CDS encoding prepilin peptidase, whose amino-acid sequence is MDIFFIGLIGLCIGSFLNICIYRIIREESIVFPATHCITCGYEINWYDLIHVFSYAILGGNCRVCSNKISLKYLVIQVLNAILYLIIFFNYGYSLEFLKCCVLASLLIVIGFIDYETKYVYNSTIMFGIAIGIVFLIIQSSLKHGLLWDNINGALIGFSIIYLIVIITKSMGEGDIWIATLCGLFLGVKGVLVTIIISIVIGGITGIFIITFKLKSKKSKIAFGPYLAMGAIVSSIMCNEIINWYIEFLMQ
- the guaB gene encoding IMP dehydrogenase; protein product: MAKIIKTAYTFDDVLLVPNKSEVLPNQVSLKTKLTKKITLNIPLMSASMDTVTESKMAIAMAREGGIGIVHKNMTIEEQAKEVDRVKRQENGVITDPIFLAEDHTVREALALMAQYRISGVPVTRGSKLVGIITNRDIVFETNYDKAVSEVMTKSPLITSGEGTTLEEALEILKKHKIEKLPLVDEENNLKGLITIKDIEKAKAYPNAAKDEKGRLLCGASVGITKDMMERVDALVKVNVDVITLDTAHGHSKGVIDAVKAIKAKHPELQIIAGNIATAEATRDLIEAGADCVKVGIGPGSICTTRVVAGVGVPQLTAVMDCAEEGRKYGIPVIADGGLKYSGDIVKALAGGAAVAMMGSIFAGCDEAPGAVEIYQGRSYKVYRGMGSLAAMEKGSSDRYFQNGTKKFVPEGVEGRVAYKGYVTDTIYQLLGGIRSGMGYLGAATLEDLYETAQFVVQTSSGIRESHPHDINITKEAPNYSVK
- the guaA gene encoding glutamine-hydrolyzing GMP synthase; this encodes MKKELVLVVDFGGQYNQLIARRVRECGVYCEIIPYTYTIEKIKAKNPKGIIFTGGPNSVYGENTPKVADGIFDLGIPVLGICYGDQLMAHMLGGNVDTAPVREYGKTNVNLDNTSRLFEGIEKEEICWMSHTDYVKEAPAGFRIIGYTEVCPIAAMENEDRKLYGVQFHPEVEHTPFGQKMLSNFLHNICGLGNNWTMASFAEDKINEIKQLVGDKKVLCALSGGVDSSVAAMLVHKAIGHNLTCIFVDHGLLRKDEGDTVERVFKKEFDMNIIRVNAADRFLGKLKGVSDPETKRKIIGEEFIRVFEEEANKLGAIDYLVQGTIYPDIVESGTDTSATIKSHHNVGGLPEDMQFDLIEPLRELFKDEVRAVGEELGIPHKLVWRQPFPGPGLAIRVLGEITEEKLEIVREADAIFREEIANAELDESIWQYFACLPNIKSVGVMGDERTYSHTVALRAVTSSDAMTSEWARLPYELIDLVSRRIVNEVKGVNRIVYDVTSKPPATIEWE
- a CDS encoding glucose-6-phosphate isomerase — encoded protein: MNKSLRLDLSKVEPYVKQHELDYMETMVNGAHKVLHEKTGAGNDFLGWLDLPVNYDKDEFERIKAAAERIKKNSEALIVIGIGGSYLGPRAAIEMLNSNFYNVLGNDKRKAPRVFFVGNNISSTYLAELLEAIDGMDISVNVISKSGTTTEPAIAFRVFKEYMENKYGVDGAKERIFATTDRSRGALKSLSNEMGYETFVIPDDVGGRFSVLTAVGLLPIAVAGISIDDMMQGAADAREAYATCDLKNNDCYKYAAMRNALYNKGKSVEILVNYEPGLHYFNEWWKQLYGESEGKDNKGIFPAAVDFSTDLHSMGQFIQEGSRIMFETVLNVEKVRKEMTIEKAEGDLDGLNFLSGKTIDFVNKQAFNGTLLAHNDGGVPNMVLNIPEMSPYYFGYMVYFFEKACAISGYMLGVNPFDQPGVEAYKKNMFALLGKPGYEDLKAELEAKLK
- a CDS encoding YaiI/YqxD family protein; protein product: MKIIVDGDACPGISIIQNIAEEYKIELLLYCDIHHFIMLDYGEVKVVDTGFQSVDMYVVNNCKNKDIVITQDYGVAAICLGKNAKVINPKGYVYNNENIDRLLEERHISQKIRRAGGRTSNPKKRVVEDDIRLEKNLKKLIECSIRR
- a CDS encoding triple tyrosine motif-containing protein; translated protein: MGEVLITFDKENITDINDEINIKAIVEDKETGLEYKFLEGVDGLWNQIQDFSRSNICTWRPKEEGKYIIMVQVKKEKSKKSFEFLGKREYEVNPKKNKSLIKGIILDKASLIVGEKLNIEVKTEEKLALYRFWISGQQGWELLRDYTTENKLTYTACNPGEQEVLIECKMPDSENNVDEFETVKFNINEMVKVEVVDFQCLTENLLVGEEILFKVVSNCDENRTLLYKFLRVDKNGRVRCIQDYSTRNIVSFIEKEQGEYRLLCLVRDIFSNKEYDDRAIIVYDIKPYKEIVIKNFSSDIIEPQISGTKITFKAIVDGGKQKVYRYIVEGQIAEDSGYIRRDEFEWQTQAEGEYKITLQVKDLSYEGEYEDKKTITYKIEKKADKPVKIVDVISNKARNCVIGEPVNIKVKAEGGTAIRYSFIVFKDGVEKERSDYGSANWVNFTPEEYGEYEVEVRVLDKYSSKEYDSHSFLYLKVREYMPAEIDYVLPSPKEIYLVGDNIELETIVQNTKSVLLRYVTKINGHEVEDTGYVNTKRLKIKPKCPGKYTFCIYAKNVKCKEDYDSKKEVSLYVHEATPVTNTKINIISKEINVNKEVAFEISSNGGKEVCYEVYIMEKGNWVRAQEYSRKKYYTFIPFSVGKYRLMVLSKSYYRNSTYEDYDSIEFEVKY